The window CCTCCGGCGCCCACCCGAGTCGCTGTTCGAGGTAGGCTTCGATGAGGCGTCGCGTGTCGGCCTGGCTCTCGCGGAGGACGACCTCACGGACGTATCCGCCGTTGATGGTCGTGACGACGAACAGCGCGATTTCGTCGGGGTCGACCGCCTCGAAGTGACCCGCCTCGATGCCGTCACGGACGGCCTCGGCGACCGTCGCTCGCATCCGCTCGTCGACGGCGACGAACCGTTCGCGGTAGGTGTCGTGGTGCGGAGCCTGCGATTTCAACTCCATCAGCGCGATGGCGAAATCGTCGTCGGGGCTCTCGGCAGGGGTGAACACCACGCTCAAGAACGTCTCCAATCGCTCCCGCGGGTCGTCGTTCTCGCAGGCCAGTTGCCGCTCGAACTCGTCGATAAAGTAGTCGAGAAACGCGTTCAGCAGGTCCTCTTTCGTGTCGAAGTGATAGTGGATGGCCGCAGACGTCATCGACGACTCGTCGGCGATGCGCTGCATCGTCAAATCGGCGTACCCGTGCTCGCAGAGGGCGCTGCGGGTCGCCTCCAGTATCTCCTCGATACTCTCCGTTTCCATTCGTTATCGGATGATAGTGGTCGGGCACGGAAGAGACTTACTGACTAGTCAGTCAGCCTCGGAATCGAGGCGACGACGGCGTTTTATCGCCCGCGACGTTACCCCGGATATGGACCACCTCCGTGCCGGGGCGGCGCTTTTCAACGCCGGCCACTATCTGGCGGCCCACGAACCGCTGGAGGAGCGGTGGCTGCAGGCACCCCGTAGCGAGCGCGACGACTGCCTGCAGGGGTTGGTGCAGGCGGCCGCGGCCGTCCACAAGGCCCGGACCGGCAACTGGTCGGGCGCCGTCGGCCTCGCCGAAAGCGGGGGTGCGTATCTGGCCGACTGCGGCCACGAGAGCCTGCGAGCGTGGCTCGACCGGCTCGCTTCGGACCCAGAACTCGCCGAGCGCGAACGGCCGCCCCGCGTTCGCGTCGACGGCGACGTCGTCACGCCCGCCGACCTGCGGTTTCCCGCGGCGGGCATCGCCGCCGAGGCGCTCGCCGAAACGCGCGAAGACGGCCCTATCGTGCAAGCCGTCGAATACGCCGAGCGGGACATCGCGGCCGGCGACGAGACCAGCGATTTCGTCACGCTGACGCTGGCGTATCTCCGCGACGAGGGGCCGGCCGTTCGGGACCGACTCGTCCAGCACGTCGAGCGGCGGCGCGCCAAGGAATCGGACGTACAGGGTCTTTTCGAGTAGCCCCTGGCGCTCCTCGCCGCGTGCGCCCCGAGTGATTTGTAGCCTCGCCGAGAACACCCGCTATGCGCGGACTCGTCATCGGCCGCTTCCAGCCGTTCCACCTCGGCCACCGCTTTCTCATCAACCGCATCGACGAGGAGGTCGACGAGGTCATCGTCGGCATCGGCAGCGCCGGCCAGTCACACTCCCTCAAAAACCCCTTTACCTCCGGCGAGCGCGTCCACCTCGTTCAGGACAGTCTCGACCAACTCGACGCCAAGACGTATCTCATCCCCATCGCCGACATCGACCGGGACGCGATGTGGGTCAAACACATCGAAATCCTCTGTCCGTCCTTCGACGTCGTCTACTCGAACAACCCCTTCGTCGAACGCCTCTTCGAGGAGGAGGGCTACGAGGTCCGAGAGACGACCCTCCACAACCGCGAGGAGTACTGTGGCTCCGAAATCCGACGGCGGATACTCGACGGCGAGGAATGGGAACATCTCGTCCCCGACGTCGTCGTCGAGGCCATCGAGGAAATCGGGGGCGTAGCGCGCCTACGAAAAATCGACGAAACGGACGAACCGGACGGCGAGGACCCGCGGACCCGTTAGTTCTCGTCGTCGATGTCCGCTTTCCGTTCGCCCTCGAAGGTGAACTCCGCGGAGTTGTCCATCGGTTCGTAGCCGAGGGCTTCCTTGGCGCGTTCCAGCGAGTAGTATTTTCGGTCGTTATCCGAGATGCCGTAGACGATTTCGTAGTCGTAGTCGGCCTTGAGCGCTCGGTCGTGGAGGTGGGCACAGTCCCGGTAGGAGAGCCACATCGCCTGTCCGCGCTCGTACTCCTTCGGCGGGTGGTTCTTCGTCAGGTTCCCGATGCGGATGTTGCAGACGTCGATGCCGTACTCGTCGTGATAGTAGCGGCCGATGATTTCGCCGGTGGCTTTCGAGATGCCGTAGTGGTTGCCCGGCCGGGGTAGTTCCGTCCCGTCGAGTCGGAAGTCGTCGTCGGTCCGGTAGAGGTCGGGTTTGCGCTCGGTTTCGAAGTGGCCGACGGCGTGGTTCGAGGAGGCGAAGACGAACGTCTCGATGCCCTCCTCGATGGCAGCGTCGTAGATGACCTTCGTCCCGTGGATGTTGTTCTCCAGAACGGAGTCCCACGGCGCGTCACGGCGGGGGTCGCCGGCGAGGTGGACGATGGCGTCCATGCCCTCGCAGGCCTCGGCCATCAACTCCTCGTCGATGACGTCGCCGACGAGATAGGGGTGTTCGGGCTCGAAGGGCGGCGGGTTATGAAAGAGGTACCGCCAGTCGTACTCGTCTCGGAGGCCCTCGCGGATGGCCGTCCCGACGGACCCCTTCGCCCCCGTGAGTAACACGCGCTCTACCATTTGCGTGATGGAACGTGGGAAACGCGTAAGAAACGTGCGGTTCGCTCGCCGCTTACTCGGCCAGTTTGGCCGCCATCTCCAGCTCGAAGCCGCCGGTGTCGCTGGACTCGAAGCCGACCTTCTGATAGAGGGAGACGGCGGCGTTGTTCCAGCGTTCGACGGTCAACCAGACCCGGTCGATACCGGCTTCGCGGCCGGCTCCCAGCAGCCCTTCGATGAGTTCGGTGCCGATACCCGCTTCCTGATACTCCCGGAGGACGAAGATGGCCAGTTCCGAAGCGCCGTGCTCGTCCGAGACGAGCGTGGCGTGGCCGACCGGGTCGTCGTCGTGCCACGCGACGACGTTGACACAGTCCTCGGCGAGCAGGGCATCGAGCCACTCCCGGATGCCCTTCTCGGGGGTCGGCGGAATCCCCTGTGCCCGGTCCTCGGGGTTGAAATCGAGATACATATCGACCAGCGCTTCGAGTTCGCCGTCGTACCGTCTGACCTCGATTTCGCGGTCCTCGCGGTCGGTGAACGAACGGGGTGGGGCCTCGTACGGACCGGCCACCTCGTCGGGATATTCGCGGCTCATCGGATGAGCGTCACCGTCGTCTGTGCGTTCAACAGGACGAACTCCGCGATCGACCCGAGCTGTACCTTTCCGAGCGGACTCGTTTCGCCGCCGCCCAGCACGATGCGGTCGTAATCCTCGCGTTCGGCGAGTTCGAGCAACTGACTGCCCGGATGGCCCGACAGTTGCCGGACGTCCGCCTCAAGCGCAGCCTCGTCGAGTACCTCGTCGACCCGCTCGCGGAGGTCGGACGGCTCCCGGGTCGATTCGGGGTTCTCGACGATGCCGATAGTCAACTCGTCGCCCGCTTCCTTCGCCCGGTCGACGGCCTTCTCGAGGGCGCGAAGTGAGTCCTCGCTTCCGCCGATTCCCAGCAGGACCTTCATAAATGGCATCTCGGTGCGGGGCAGCAAAAGCCTCCCGGCTATATTTCTCTGTAAGGCCGAACTGCCGTTCGTTTTTGGTGGGCCGCGCAATCCGCGGTCAGCCGACAATGCGGCTTACGGTTCGCTGCCCTCACCGTTTCGACCGTAGGGAGAACCACGCGGCTCGCGGGTCGTCACTACGTTCCTCCCCGCTCGCTCGGCGGGAGACGCTCACTCCGTTCGCGTCTCCCGTACGCCACCCGTCAGACATCGCCGACACGCTTTTTCGGCACGGGAACGGTACGCTCAGTATGGACGACGACACGCAGGCGGCGGACGGGGAGGAACCGACGCCCGCGGTCAGGCGCGTCTCCGAGGAGGCAGCGGACGAGGGGGTCTCCGACGACGTACAGGACGTCCCGGAAGACGTCCGTGAATACACGCGGTTCTCGAAGATCGACGGCGCCACCTACGACCGAGCCAACGAGTTCCTCCGCGAACGCACCTACATCACCGCCCGCGAGTGGGCAATCGCGCGGCTCTGTGCCGACTTCCGCACCGAGACCGGCGTCGAGATGACGAAAATAGGCGAGAACCTGCCGGAACTCGTCCCCTTCATGACCGACACCTACAGCCCGCAGGCAGTCAATCAGGCCCGCTCCTCGTTCGACGAGAAGGTCCGCAAGGCGGGTGCGACGTTCCTCTACGGCGCGATGTGTGATTTCTACACCGCCGAGGAACTCGACGAACTGATGTACGAGATTACGGAGATTGCGAAGTTCCTGCTGGAAGTCGAGGGCGTCGAACTCACCGTCGACGAGGAACTGC of the Natronomonas halophila genome contains:
- a CDS encoding DUF5806 family protein, translated to MDDDTQAADGEEPTPAVRRVSEEAADEGVSDDVQDVPEDVREYTRFSKIDGATYDRANEFLRERTYITAREWAIARLCADFRTETGVEMTKIGENLPELVPFMTDTYSPQAVNQARSSFDEKVRKAGATFLYGAMCDFYTAEELDELMYEITEIAKFLLEVEGVELTVDEELQAEERISSVMREVRESSAALRHDECPHCGHDLDGAEGHAVDEPADD
- a CDS encoding GNAT family N-acetyltransferase, which translates into the protein MSREYPDEVAGPYEAPPRSFTDREDREIEVRRYDGELEALVDMYLDFNPEDRAQGIPPTPEKGIREWLDALLAEDCVNVVAWHDDDPVGHATLVSDEHGASELAIFVLREYQEAGIGTELIEGLLGAGREAGIDRVWLTVERWNNAAVSLYQKVGFESSDTGGFELEMAAKLAE
- a CDS encoding universal stress protein translates to MKVLLGIGGSEDSLRALEKAVDRAKEAGDELTIGIVENPESTREPSDLRERVDEVLDEAALEADVRQLSGHPGSQLLELAEREDYDRIVLGGGETSPLGKVQLGSIAEFVLLNAQTTVTLIR
- a CDS encoding DUF309 domain-containing protein; the encoded protein is MDHLRAGAALFNAGHYLAAHEPLEERWLQAPRSERDDCLQGLVQAAAAVHKARTGNWSGAVGLAESGGAYLADCGHESLRAWLDRLASDPELAERERPPRVRVDGDVVTPADLRFPAAGIAAEALAETREDGPIVQAVEYAERDIAAGDETSDFVTLTLAYLRDEGPAVRDRLVQHVERRRAKESDVQGLFE
- the azf gene encoding NAD-dependent glucose-6-phosphate dehydrogenase Azf; translated protein: MVERVLLTGAKGSVGTAIREGLRDEYDWRYLFHNPPPFEPEHPYLVGDVIDEELMAEACEGMDAIVHLAGDPRRDAPWDSVLENNIHGTKVIYDAAIEEGIETFVFASSNHAVGHFETERKPDLYRTDDDFRLDGTELPRPGNHYGISKATGEIIGRYYHDEYGIDVCNIRIGNLTKNHPPKEYERGQAMWLSYRDCAHLHDRALKADYDYEIVYGISDNDRKYYSLERAKEALGYEPMDNSAEFTFEGERKADIDDEN
- a CDS encoding nicotinamide-nucleotide adenylyltransferase gives rise to the protein MRGLVIGRFQPFHLGHRFLINRIDEEVDEVIVGIGSAGQSHSLKNPFTSGERVHLVQDSLDQLDAKTYLIPIADIDRDAMWVKHIEILCPSFDVVYSNNPFVERLFEEEGYEVRETTLHNREEYCGSEIRRRILDGEEWEHLVPDVVVEAIEEIGGVARLRKIDETDEPDGEDPRTR
- a CDS encoding TetR/AcrR family transcriptional regulator, translated to METESIEEILEATRSALCEHGYADLTMQRIADESSMTSAAIHYHFDTKEDLLNAFLDYFIDEFERQLACENDDPRERLETFLSVVFTPAESPDDDFAIALMELKSQAPHHDTYRERFVAVDERMRATVAEAVRDGIEAGHFEAVDPDEIALFVVTTINGGYVREVVLRESQADTRRLIEAYLEQRLGWAPEVST